The sequence GGAAATGAAGCCTAAAAAAGAATTAATAAGAATAGTGAAGAACAAGGAAAATGAAACCAGCGTGGATTTTATAGGGAAAAAACCTGGTAGGGGAGCATACATTTGCAGGGCAGTTTCTTGTTTTGAAAAAGCAAGAAAAGCAAAAAGGCTGGAAAGAGCTTTTGAATCACCCATAAGTGAAGAAATATACGATACATTAAAGAAGCAACTGGAGGACAATGATGGATGAGAAAATATACTCATTTATAGGTCTAGCCACAAAAGCAGGAAAGTTATTA comes from Clostridia bacterium and encodes:
- a CDS encoding YlxR family protein; translation: MKQKKVPMRMCLGCQEMKPKKELIRIVKNKENETSVDFIGKKPGRGAYICRAVSCFEKARKAKRLERAFESPISEEIYDTLKKQLEDNDG